The region GTTCTTACTTAATAGGCTTGCGTATGAGTGTGAGCACGGTAGACACCTACAGCAACTTTATAATGGCCTATGTACGTTATTTAGGATATAAGGACCTGTTAGAAAGCGACGCAGAATGCATTAGAGATTTTATACTTCACAGTGTCCAGCGTTTGAATTACAGCGTGAGTACCCACCGACAGATGGTAAGTGCCTTTAAACATTTGGGATTGCTGTATCCTGAATTAGAGACCCTATTGGAAGTAATGAAACGTCCTACAAGAGATAAGTTCCAGCCACAGGTGTTGAGTACACAAGAAGTTATACTGTTGTTACAAGTGACCGAAAACCTAAAGCATAGATTTGCTTTAGGGATGCTTTACAGTTGTGGTTTACGTATAGGCGAACTCTTAAACATGCGTTTATTTCACATTGATCTGGATCGACAACAGGTATTTGTCAAACACGGAAAAGGTCGTAAAGACCGTCATGTAAGTATTGCGGTGAGCATGTTCCCACTGATTAAAAATTATTTGGCCACTTATAGACCAGAGACCTATGTTTTAGAAAGCCTCTCAGGTGGTCCTTATAGCAGCAGTAGTATCCGTTCTTTTTTAAGACGTTCTTGTAAGAAAGCAGGTATCACTAAAAAAATAACGCCTCATAGTTTGCGCCACAGCTATGCCACCCATATGATAGAGAATGGTGTGGGTTTGCGTCATGTTCAAGAGTTATTGGGTCATAGCAAGCCAGAAACCACGATGTTGTACACCCATATCGCAAGAAAAGATTTACTACAAATTGTGAATCCGCTAGATGCTGCTGTCAAAACTTTTAAATCTGCTAAAGAACCACCAAACATCCGTTTATCCGGAGATTTTTAATGGATAAGGAGTATATTTGAGTCGATATAACCAGTTGCCCACAATATGAAAAAACTGCTATCAATAATAATTATACTTCTGATTTGCTCTTGCGCAAGTCCGAAATATAAGGTTATTGACTTTGGACAATTTGAGATTACTGTTCCTGAAAAATGGAATAAATACGCAAGAAAAGGAATTGATAGTTATGTTGGCGGAATTATTACGGATAAAAACGATTCGCTAAATTTTGATTTTGGAAGATATTCTGCCGATTTAAGTAAAAGTGATTATCCAATGGTTTATGATTCTATCGGATTAGCAGAACTCACAAAAAAAGAACGAGAATTATTACCGAAAACTAAACATCTAATTGTCGAAGATTTATTTAAAACAGATGTTGATTTTAAAGAATATTTGCAATACCAAACTGAATTAGATTCTATTGATTGTTTCAAAGCGAAAATAATTACGCCGAGAAACAAAGGTTACGGAGGAACTGGAATTTACATTGATAGTTTAACTGGTAGCAAAGAAAAATATAATAAAATCGGAATTGGATTTTATGGATGGTATTTAAACGAAAAAACTCAAACGGAATTTATCAAAGCATTGAAAACATTGCGCTTCGAAAAATACTGTGGGCAACAACGTATATAAAAAATAGCGCGAGTCGTTGCTAACACAAAGGTTCGGGCATTTTTGGAAAGTCGCCAAATTTTTAAATTTGACAAATTCCCAAAAACAAAATAATTAATAAAATTTAAAAATTCGGCTTGTGTTTTATCCGAAAATTATCGCTTTTTTCAGCGCTACTTTTCATATACAAGACCGTTAGGCACAATTAAAACAAACTGTGGAAAAAGAACCGACATTTACAGAATTCATTGAGCATATATGCAAAAGACCTTTGATGTATTGTTTGGAAAGCACTTTTAATGAAATCTCTGCTTTTATAAATGGATATTCTTTTGTTAAAAAAACACCAATAAGCGGAACTGATTTTCATCGATTTGTATGTTTAAAAAATTCATTTCCGACAAATTATATTTGGTCTTATGTGATTAAGACTTGTGCTAAAAATGATGAAGAAGCCGTATCGCTTATGAAAAATACAATTCTCGAATTTTGTGAATTGAAAAATAGAATGAACGAAGATGAAATAATGCAATTTGCTATTGATAATGCTAAAACGAAAGAAGGAGAACCTGAAAAAGTATTTCGGAAATTTGACAATGCATTATTAAAAGGAGATAAGAAAGTCATCCAATCTCTAATTGTCGATAATGAAAAAGCGGATTTATTATGGATTGGAAATTATCCCAAATGTGTAGCTGAGCAATTAAGCGATTTATCAGACGGACAATCGATAAAGAGAATTTACGAATCTGAAAACGGACAGAACATAAAGATATTGACTTCAGGTTGGCCATTTCCGATTGAGATGATATTGGAAAATGGCGAATGGAAAGTAAATGCGGATAAAATAATTGAATTAAGAACTGAAAATAACTGTGCCTAACACCGTATATAACTCATAGCTAATTAGTTGATTAATTCAAAGTTTTAAGCATATTTGCAAGTCCGCCAAATTTTTTAATTTGGCTTATTGAGAAAAAAAGATAATAATAAAATTAAAAAATCGGCTCGTGCTTAACCGAATAGTAATCGCTATTTTTAACGCTACGAGCCATATACACAACCGTTGTACACAATTTAGGAACTCAATCATAAATGAATAAAAATCAAGGAAATAGAATTTTAGGAGCAATATTAATTCCTGAAAAAGAAATTGAACGTTATCATAACGAACTTGGTTTTTTCAAAATAAAATTCTCAAAAGAAACTATAAAAGAATACAAAGATACTTTTGATAAGAAACTGAATATTCCATTAACAAAAAGTCATAGTGAGGAATCATTTAAAAGTTTTGAATTATCTAATTCTTTTCTAATTTCTGAAAACAATAAGAGTTCAATCACTGAACATTATAAAAATTATCCAATTGGAACTTGGTTGGTTGAATACACATTCAATGACGAAGAAGAATTTCTGAATTTGCTTTCTTCTGACCTAATTGGGTTTAGCATCGAATTAGAATATTCTATTACAGATGAAAATGGAAAAACTTTTCATCTGAAAGATAATTTTGAACGGATGAATAAATTATCTGAATTACTTTCAATCAATATCTTCATTCGTGGAGGAAGTACTGGTGGGGCTGGAAGAAATGAACACGGAGAAGCGCATTTTGAAATTCATAAAAAAAATAGTCTTAAGAATATTGGTAAAATATTTATGCCGAAATTAAGCCATTGGAACGAACTAAATTTTAAAGAAAAATTATCTCTTTTAACAATTGAAAATGGTGAAGATTTACCTAAAAGAGAAAAAAAAGCATTTGTAAAATGGTTGGAAAAAAATGAAAATGAAAACCTCAAACGTTGCCACAATGAATGGAACAGAATAAATAAGGACAATAATCAAGCAGTATTAATATAAAAAAACTGTGTACAACACCGTATATAGCTCATAGCTAAATAGTTGTTTAATCGAAGTTTTAGCATATTTGCAAGTCCGCCAAATTTTTTAATTTGGCTTATTGAGAAAAAAGATAATACGAAAATTAAAAAATTGGCTCGTGCTCAACCGAAAAGTAACTGCTATTTTGCACGCTACGAGCCATATACACAACCGTTGTACCCAATTAAAACCGAACTCAAAACTGAATGCATAGTGTTGACGAAATAAGAGAAAATTATAAAGACTTTTCCGATTCAAAAATCGAGAATATTGCCAAGAATGAATCGAAAGGTTTAAGAAAAGATGTACTCGGAATTTTAAAAGACGAAATTGAAAAGCGGAATCTTGACAAAAATTTGATTAGTTGGGTTGAAACAGAAACCAAAAGTTTTGACGGAATTGAACGCGATTCTCTGAAAACTAAAATTCAAAATCTGAACTGCCCAAAATGCTCTGAAAAGAAAGATAGACTTTACGGATTTGAAATTAACCAAATCGTATCGGTTTTACTTTTTGCGAATGACACGCGGAATGAAAAAATATTGTGTTTGAGTTGTGGTAAAAAAGCAAAGTTTAAGGCGATTTTAATTACTTTTTTTGCAGGTTGGTGGTCAAGACGTGGAATTTTTCTAACGCCTTTTACTGTTTTAAAAGATTCATTCAACTATCTCTTTATCGAGAAAATTAGTGATAGAATAATTAACCGACTGATTGATGAAAACACAGGGCATTTTCGAAGAAAAGGAATTGAAAACGGAACTTTAAACCGATTGATAAAACGAAGGAATGAAAAGGAAATTTTAGAAGACGAAGGATACGATTTCACCTGATAAAATAACTGGGTACAACAATGGCTATAATTAATACGGGTTTTGGTACTTAACCATTAGTTTAGGTGCATTTACTAAGTCCGCCAAATCTTTTGATTTGGCTTTAAAAATGAAAAAGATAAAACAAAATAAAAAGATTTGGCTAAGTGCTTATTCGGAAATTAATTACTTTTAATTCCCGTACTAACCATAGCCGAGACGTTAGGCACAATTAAAAAAAATACCATGAAAAAGTTCAATATTATATTACTGACTTCTACTTTAGTTCATTTATCCTTGTTTGCACAAACCCATACAAAGATTATTGACATGCATATTCACTCCTACACTGAAAGTGAATTTGAAGGAAAAGAACCAGACCAAGATTATTACGGTAATAAAGGTTCAAAAGATGCAGAATCACACCGTTTAGAAACATTTGCTGCATTTGAAAAATTTAATATCGTTAAGGCAATGGTAAGTGGTAATCCTGAAAGTGTTGAGAATTGGGTAACAAAAGATAGTAATCAACGTATCATAAGAGGTATTTTAATGTATACACCAGATGATTATGACATGGATTCTGTAAAATTTGAACAAATGGTGAAAGATAATAAAATTGAAGTTTTCGGAGAAACCGCGCCTTATTACGGTGGGACAACGTTAAGTGATTCTATTTGGCAGCCTTACTTACAAATTTGTGAAAAATATGATATTCCTGTGGCTGTACACATGGGGGGAGGAGATCCTGGTGGAACATATTCTTGGTCACCAAAAGCAAGATTAAAATTAGGTGATCCATATACAATTGAAGATGTTTTGGTGAAATATCCTAAACTTCGAATTTATATGATGCATGCTGGTGGAGAAGATTGGCCAGAGCATGCTCTTAGGCTCATGGCCTATTATCCACAACTCTATACAGATCTTGCAGTAATGTTATGGGTAGAACCTAATACACAACGCTATATTAAAGAATTTATCAAAAACGCAAAAGAAGCTGGTTATCTAAATCGAGTAATGTTTGGCTCTGATCAAATGAAATTTCCATATGCTATTGAAAAATCAATTAATTTCCTAAAAAGTCTTGATTTCTTGACAGATAAAGAGAAAGAAGATATTTTTTATAATAATGCAGCAATATTTTTAAAATTGAAAGAATAACTGTGCCTAACACCGTATAAAAATAATTGCGGTTTAGTGCTATAAAAAAGGTAGTTGCGTGTTTGCTACATCTGATTTTCCTGCGGAAAATCCTCGCACGCAAACCCGCAACTATTCTTATACATAAACGTTAGGCAACATTTGAAAAAAATCGTCCTAAATAACAAACTAAATGAAAAGGGTAATTCACTCATTCTGACTTTCAAGAAACTTAATCAAATCATAGTTTCGAACAAGAAAAATAAAATTGAATTAACCAAAATCAAACAAATGAAAAAATTAGGACTTTTACTTATCATTGGCTTTTTGACTTTACAAGGTCATTCACAAAC is a window of Nonlabens sp. MB-3u-79 DNA encoding:
- a CDS encoding amidohydrolase family protein, whose translation is MKKFNIILLTSTLVHLSLFAQTHTKIIDMHIHSYTESEFEGKEPDQDYYGNKGSKDAESHRLETFAAFEKFNIVKAMVSGNPESVENWVTKDSNQRIIRGILMYTPDDYDMDSVKFEQMVKDNKIEVFGETAPYYGGTTLSDSIWQPYLQICEKYDIPVAVHMGGGDPGGTYSWSPKARLKLGDPYTIEDVLVKYPKLRIYMMHAGGEDWPEHALRLMAYYPQLYTDLAVMLWVEPNTQRYIKEFIKNAKEAGYLNRVMFGSDQMKFPYAIEKSINFLKSLDFLTDKEKEDIFYNNAAIFLKLKE
- a CDS encoding tyrosine-type recombinase/integrase; amino-acid sequence: MQEPTIYFKKSRLQRQDIVVLEFQYSAPIYTFLKSSGLVLWSDQLHKWYLVYDRDQLNTLYTQLKQQHFLVNIKAALPPMETNKGFNFHNLTMYKDYRSYLIGLRMSVSTVDTYSNFIMAYVRYLGYKDLLESDAECIRDFILHSVQRLNYSVSTHRQMVSAFKHLGLLYPELETLLEVMKRPTRDKFQPQVLSTQEVILLLQVTENLKHRFALGMLYSCGLRIGELLNMRLFHIDLDRQQVFVKHGKGRKDRHVSIAVSMFPLIKNYLATYRPETYVLESLSGGPYSSSSIRSFLRRSCKKAGITKKITPHSLRHSYATHMIENGVGLRHVQELLGHSKPETTMLYTHIARKDLLQIVNPLDAAVKTFKSAKEPPNIRLSGDF